The Candidatus Eisenbacteria bacterium genome contains a region encoding:
- a CDS encoding ATP-dependent metallopeptidase FtsH/Yme1/Tma family protein produces MLVLAVLVFVQVYGEIKAKTHEIPYSEFLQQIDQANIKAATIVEREVAGELKQGALTHVEGRPVSYVFFKVYLPAEDKDIGRAILAKDPNVVVNSKPPGMNWWGLALSYIPFIGLIVLWMVMIRQLQSGGASAMKFGKSRPKVALESSPKVTFKDVAGADEAKQELEEIIEFLRDPKKFQRLGGRIPKGALLLGPPGTGKTLLAKAVAGEAGVPFFSLSGSDFVEMFVGVGASRVRDLFDQGKRNAPCIIFIDEIDAVGRHRGAGLGGGHDEREQTLNQLLVEMDGFESNDGVILIAATNRPDVLDPALLRPGRFDRQIVVDVPDVRGREGILRVHTRNIPVSEDVNLNIIARGTPGMVGADLANLVNEAALLAARRNHKRVNDQDFEDAKDKVMMGTERRSLVISDTEKKSTSYHEAGHALVAWLQPGSDKVHKVTIIPRGRALGLTAYLPQDERHSFSRDYWLQILTHLMGGRAAEQIVLNQLTTGAQDDIRRATNIARRMVCEWGMSERLGPLTFGSKEEFVFLGREISQSRDYSEKTAIMIDEEVRGLVEGAYNRARQLLSDNVDKLHVLSAALLEREILDGEEVEKVLRGETLEPITRDRGDGHASAAAAATEEEAGGPREKAPVPRVAPTESPGLA; encoded by the coding sequence ATTCTCGTCCTCGCCGTCCTCGTCTTCGTGCAGGTCTACGGCGAGATCAAGGCGAAGACGCACGAGATTCCCTACTCCGAGTTCCTCCAGCAGATCGACCAGGCGAACATCAAGGCCGCGACGATCGTGGAGCGCGAGGTGGCAGGCGAGCTGAAGCAGGGCGCGCTGACCCACGTCGAGGGGCGCCCCGTCTCCTACGTCTTCTTCAAGGTCTACCTCCCCGCGGAGGACAAGGACATCGGAAGGGCGATCCTCGCGAAGGATCCCAACGTGGTCGTCAATTCCAAGCCTCCGGGAATGAACTGGTGGGGGCTCGCCCTCTCGTACATTCCGTTCATCGGGTTGATCGTCCTCTGGATGGTGATGATTCGCCAGCTCCAGTCGGGCGGCGCGAGCGCCATGAAGTTCGGCAAGAGCCGCCCCAAGGTCGCCCTCGAGTCGAGTCCCAAGGTGACGTTCAAGGACGTCGCCGGCGCGGACGAGGCGAAGCAGGAGCTCGAGGAGATCATCGAGTTCCTCCGGGATCCGAAGAAATTCCAGCGCCTCGGCGGAAGAATTCCGAAGGGCGCGCTTCTCCTCGGCCCTCCGGGCACCGGCAAGACCCTGCTCGCGAAGGCGGTGGCCGGCGAGGCGGGCGTTCCGTTCTTCTCGCTCTCCGGATCCGACTTCGTGGAGATGTTCGTCGGAGTGGGAGCCTCGCGCGTACGCGACCTATTCGATCAAGGGAAGCGGAACGCGCCCTGCATCATCTTCATCGATGAGATCGACGCCGTGGGTCGCCACCGCGGAGCGGGCTTGGGCGGCGGTCACGACGAGCGCGAGCAGACCTTGAATCAGCTCCTCGTCGAGATGGACGGCTTCGAATCGAACGACGGCGTGATCCTGATCGCCGCGACGAACCGGCCCGACGTGCTCGACCCCGCGCTGCTTCGGCCAGGGCGCTTCGACCGGCAGATCGTGGTCGACGTGCCGGACGTGCGCGGACGCGAGGGGATTCTCCGTGTCCACACGCGGAACATCCCGGTCTCCGAGGACGTCAATCTCAATATCATCGCGCGCGGCACGCCCGGCATGGTCGGCGCCGATCTCGCAAATCTGGTGAACGAGGCGGCTCTCCTGGCGGCGCGCCGGAACCACAAGCGCGTCAACGATCAGGATTTCGAGGACGCCAAGGACAAGGTGATGATGGGGACCGAGCGGCGGAGCCTCGTGATCTCCGACACCGAGAAGAAGAGCACGTCGTATCACGAGGCGGGCCACGCGCTCGTGGCGTGGCTCCAGCCCGGGAGCGACAAGGTCCACAAGGTGACGATCATCCCGCGCGGGCGTGCCCTCGGGCTCACCGCGTACCTGCCCCAGGACGAGCGTCATTCCTTCTCGCGCGACTACTGGCTCCAGATCCTGACCCACCTGATGGGCGGGCGGGCCGCCGAGCAGATCGTGCTGAACCAGCTCACGACCGGGGCGCAGGACGACATCCGGCGCGCCACCAACATCGCACGCCGCATGGTCTGCGAGTGGGGGATGAGCGAGCGGCTGGGACCGCTCACGTTCGGCAGCAAGGAGGAGTTCGTCTTCCTGGGCCGGGAGATCTCCCAGAGCCGCGACTACAGCGAGAAGACCGCGATCATGATCGACGAGGAAGTGAGGGGGCTCGTGGAAGGCGCGTACAACCGGGCCCGCCAGCTTCTGAGCGACAACGTCGACAAGCTGCACGTTCTATCCGCCGCCCTCTTGGAGCGGGAGATCCTGGACGGCGAGGAAGTCGAGAAGGTCCTTCGCGGCGAGACGCTCGAGCCGATCACCCGAGATCGCGGCGACGGCCATGCTTCGGCCGCCGCGGCCGCGACGGAAGAGGAGGCCGGCGGCCCCCGTGAGAAGGCGCCGGTCCCGCGCGTCGCTCCCACGGAGAGCCCCGGCTTGGCGTGA
- the folP gene encoding dihydropteroate synthase, with amino-acid sequence MLRPPRPRRKRRPAAPVRRRRSRASLPRRAPAWRERVIFTHRLGSWDLTRRARVVGILNVTPDSFSDGGLFFPPERAIRRGEELAEEGADAVDVGGQSTRPGGTEPAGPDEEWARIGPVIEALAKRLPIPLSVDTYWGEVARRALDSGAAMVNDVSGLGVDPSIADHAARERAGLVLMHSVGAPSRLHEPREYGDVAAEVRDFLAARLRMAEARGVERERIALDPGIGFSKRAGQSLEALRGLPLLTALGRPLYIGVSRKSFLGACTGAPIERRLAAGLGVSVAAYGLGARIFRTHDVQETLDALRAAEALRELAPEALPPLETRA; translated from the coding sequence ATGCTTCGGCCGCCGCGGCCGCGACGGAAGAGGAGGCCGGCGGCCCCCGTGAGAAGGCGCCGGTCCCGCGCGTCGCTCCCACGGAGAGCCCCGGCTTGGCGTGAGCGCGTGATCTTCACCCACCGGCTCGGCTCCTGGGATCTGACCCGGCGGGCGCGCGTGGTAGGAATCTTGAACGTGACCCCCGATTCGTTCTCGGACGGGGGTCTTTTCTTTCCCCCGGAGCGCGCGATCAGGCGCGGCGAGGAGCTGGCTGAGGAAGGCGCCGACGCCGTCGACGTGGGAGGACAGAGCACGCGTCCCGGGGGGACCGAGCCGGCGGGACCGGACGAGGAATGGGCACGGATCGGGCCCGTGATCGAGGCCCTCGCAAAGCGGCTCCCGATTCCCCTGTCGGTCGACACCTACTGGGGCGAGGTCGCGCGGCGGGCGCTCGACTCCGGTGCGGCCATGGTGAACGACGTCAGCGGGCTCGGCGTCGATCCTTCGATCGCCGATCACGCCGCGCGCGAGCGGGCCGGGCTCGTCCTCATGCATTCCGTCGGCGCTCCGTCGCGCCTGCATGAGCCGCGCGAGTACGGGGACGTCGCGGCCGAGGTGCGGGATTTTCTCGCGGCGCGCCTTCGGATGGCGGAAGCCCGAGGGGTGGAGCGGGAGCGGATCGCGCTCGACCCGGGCATCGGCTTCTCCAAGCGGGCCGGGCAGAGTCTCGAGGCGCTGCGCGGGCTTCCGCTCTTGACCGCGCTGGGGCGACCCCTGTACATCGGAGTATCGCGGAAGTCGTTCCTCGGCGCCTGTACCGGAGCACCGATCGAGCGCCGGCTCGCGGCGGGCCTCGGCGTCAGCGTGGCCGCCTACGGGCTGGGAGCCCGGATCTTTCGGACCCACGACGTCCAGGAAACCTTGGACGCCCTCCGTGCCGCTGAAGCGCTTCGGGAACTCGCTCCCGAGGCTTTGCCTCCTCTGGAGACCCGGGCGTGA
- a CDS encoding TIGR00159 family protein — protein MIELKPQILVDVIDILIVAFLFYRLFAMIKGTRAAQMFVGLVFIVIASIIAQWFRLNALNWIIGSLKTVWVILFVILFQPELRALLTHVGQNRLLRALIRVGDGGVLKEILAAVEDMSKERRGALIVVERDMGLRDYIETGTKLDAAVTKELLETLFTPHSPLHDGAVVIRSDQIAAAGCILPLSETPGLSPILGTRHRAALGLAEETDACVFVVSEETGAISIAHKGELKWNLDEGQLRSELAAIFNPRPDETTEVEKEAAQGA, from the coding sequence GTGATCGAGCTGAAACCGCAGATCCTGGTCGACGTGATCGACATCCTGATCGTGGCGTTCCTCTTCTATCGCCTCTTCGCCATGATCAAGGGGACCCGGGCGGCGCAGATGTTCGTGGGTCTCGTCTTCATCGTGATCGCCTCGATCATCGCCCAGTGGTTCCGCCTGAACGCGCTCAACTGGATCATCGGCAGCCTGAAGACCGTGTGGGTCATCCTCTTCGTGATCCTCTTCCAGCCGGAGCTCCGCGCGCTTCTCACGCACGTCGGCCAGAACCGGCTGCTCCGCGCCCTCATCCGGGTCGGCGACGGCGGCGTCTTGAAAGAGATCCTGGCCGCGGTGGAGGACATGAGCAAGGAGCGGCGCGGCGCCCTCATCGTCGTCGAGCGCGACATGGGGCTGCGCGACTACATCGAGACCGGGACGAAGCTCGACGCCGCGGTCACGAAGGAGCTGCTGGAGACGCTCTTCACACCGCACTCCCCGCTCCACGACGGCGCGGTCGTCATCCGCAGCGACCAGATCGCGGCAGCCGGCTGCATCCTTCCCTTGAGCGAGACCCCCGGCCTCTCGCCGATTCTGGGCACGCGGCACCGCGCGGCGCTGGGATTGGCGGAGGAGACCGACGCGTGCGTCTTCGTCGTGTCGGAGGAGACGGGCGCGATCTCGATCGCGCACAAGGGGGAGCTGAAGTGGAATCTCGACGAGGGCCAGCTCCGGAGCGAGCTCGCGGCGATCTTCAACCCGCGCCCTGATGAGACGACCGAGGTGGAGAAAGAGGCCGCGCAGGGGGCGTAG
- a CDS encoding glycosyltransferase: MCCVSDSSTSRRTSSTDAPTPSPKPAPAAGSQAGRGGHRPVTREAVTVIATVWNEAAEIDVLLDSLLRGSRIPDEIVIADGGSTDDTYGRLSKRAAADSRIRALLAPGNRSVGRNAAVRAACHAIIACTDAGVEVDPEWLEWLVRPFENDSGVDVVAGFYRPVGATPFERAAGVVSAPSLSEVDLARFLPSTRSVAFRRAAFELVGGFDESLSHNEDTPFALALKREGRKFAFAPEAIVRWHPRGNLRAFMHQHRRFGTGDGESRVQGWFYATIAAKYAAGLALFAAGFWFMPAWLLLALAVGIFVASQARRGSGRIPPREAIFLVPLLKVAYDLAYLWGYARGRMGPRRGLS, translated from the coding sequence ATCTGTTGCGTGTCGGACTCAAGTACTTCGAGAAGGACGAGTTCAACCGACGCCCCTACGCCATCTCCGAAACCCGCCCCGGCGGCTGGTAGCCAGGCCGGGCGCGGCGGCCACCGACCCGTGACCCGCGAGGCCGTCACCGTCATCGCGACGGTCTGGAACGAAGCCGCGGAGATCGATGTTCTCCTCGACTCCCTCCTCCGCGGATCGAGGATCCCCGACGAAATCGTGATCGCGGACGGCGGCTCGACCGACGACACGTACGGACGCCTCAGCAAGCGCGCCGCCGCGGATTCGCGCATCCGGGCCCTCCTCGCGCCCGGCAACCGGTCGGTGGGCAGGAACGCCGCGGTTCGCGCCGCCTGCCACGCCATCATCGCCTGCACCGACGCCGGGGTCGAGGTCGATCCCGAGTGGCTCGAGTGGCTGGTTCGCCCCTTCGAGAACGACTCGGGCGTGGATGTCGTCGCAGGCTTCTACCGGCCCGTCGGCGCCACCCCGTTCGAGCGCGCGGCCGGCGTCGTTTCCGCTCCCAGCCTGAGCGAGGTCGACCTCGCCCGCTTTCTCCCCTCCACCCGCTCCGTCGCATTCCGTCGCGCCGCGTTCGAGCTGGTCGGAGGGTTCGACGAATCCCTGTCCCACAACGAGGACACGCCGTTCGCGCTCGCGCTGAAGCGCGAAGGTCGCAAGTTCGCGTTCGCCCCTGAGGCGATCGTCCGCTGGCACCCCCGGGGAAACCTGCGCGCCTTCATGCATCAGCATCGGAGGTTCGGGACAGGAGACGGGGAGTCGCGCGTGCAGGGTTGGTTCTACGCCACGATCGCCGCGAAGTACGCCGCCGGGTTAGCACTCTTCGCGGCCGGCTTCTGGTTCATGCCCGCGTGGCTGCTCCTCGCGCTGGCGGTCGGGATCTTCGTCGCTTCACAGGCCCGGCGCGGCTCCGGCCGAATCCCGCCGCGTGAGGCAATCTTCCTCGTCCCACTTCTCAAGGTCGCGTACGACCTCGCGTACCTGTGGGGCTACGCGAGGGGAAGGATGGGGCCACGTAGGGGGCTTAGTTAG
- a CDS encoding insulinase family protein has translation MRFSSVILLASTLALQLPASVSAAPQLTRTLSNKTTLVVRENRTRPLVSIQVWVKAGSRDEQLKERGVAAVLARALFAGTKNREQKKIAEELNRYGGSSGSEAGYSYSLFQVTVPARSFGIGLDVLSDVVLHPRLSSRDITQAVDLAKSESGTMLQAAERASINPAREALHPGTPLAWPVAVPPLELGTVTQSIAERFYKSYYVAENMVVVVVGDVDPEDVARRVEIAFQDAPKGKAPPRARFTEKPFAGPLIRNLSNFGDTEGAALTVAFRAPAWGTADALALDVLMALLVESPSSRAQKRMIEKGGEFVVAAAQRAFEADGGTVTVSVRAQPERMRDAEDGLFALLEQSRSTPVTQEDLDAAVASVMSRDLYSEAEFSGLGKATGLAVLQGRPGADEVYFQRLKAIRPGDLVAVANQYLDMKQAAIIEMMPASTADSLGLRQDFEKRIREKIGINQAAYKQGPKVTQSAEPERVRRIDAPLAQIPAAPFDAGRSRVDLATLSGGLRVLTSEDRSVPLVTIGVYLAGGVRYENDKNNGVTTMLRELLLSSADSKAAGAQYRHSLADVGRLVPYQDRDMWGVSLSVPADSWRDALGRLGAMFAHPEIDTVSVDATRLLVLNALDKWLDDESAQRARLIFPTKYQVSGYRLPGLGNRKNLITMPFSDIEAWYRKFVVRGNTVVAVFGNVKPADVGPAVDEAFRDVSAKPFQPGTIAKEGEFEGFREKWELGGGPDCTVTLAFNGPLPTSPDMPTLYVINSVLSGPSGWFRQYLESNEFVRGATSIVSQAMDESPIIASMTIKGPVQEEDAVKLLFRQFKKIAYLPLTEEMADTLRYAKSNAVGSYLSLLSSNTTRAFQSARGEIFGLSVDYPVILPAKMDAVTADDLLRVGLKYFEKDEFNRRPYAISETRPGGW, from the coding sequence ATGCGTTTTTCTTCCGTCATCCTGCTGGCCTCCACCCTCGCGCTTCAGCTTCCCGCATCCGTCTCGGCCGCCCCGCAGCTTACGCGCACCCTCTCCAACAAGACGACCCTCGTGGTTCGCGAGAACCGCACGCGGCCGCTCGTCTCGATCCAGGTCTGGGTCAAGGCCGGCTCCCGGGATGAGCAGCTCAAGGAGCGCGGCGTCGCCGCGGTTCTTGCCCGCGCTCTCTTCGCCGGGACCAAGAATCGCGAGCAGAAGAAGATCGCGGAGGAGCTGAACCGCTACGGTGGATCTTCCGGGAGCGAGGCCGGCTACTCGTATTCGCTGTTCCAAGTCACCGTTCCCGCGCGCTCCTTCGGTATCGGCCTCGATGTTCTGAGCGACGTCGTACTGCATCCGCGCCTCAGCTCGAGGGACATCACTCAGGCGGTCGACCTGGCGAAGAGCGAGTCGGGGACCATGCTGCAGGCGGCGGAGCGCGCCTCGATCAATCCGGCGCGCGAGGCGCTGCATCCCGGAACGCCGCTCGCGTGGCCGGTCGCCGTGCCCCCGCTGGAGCTGGGAACGGTCACGCAGTCGATCGCCGAGCGGTTCTACAAGTCGTATTACGTCGCGGAGAACATGGTGGTCGTCGTCGTGGGCGACGTCGACCCGGAGGACGTCGCCCGGCGGGTCGAGATTGCCTTTCAGGACGCGCCGAAAGGGAAGGCGCCGCCGCGCGCGCGATTCACCGAAAAGCCGTTCGCGGGTCCGCTGATCCGGAATCTGTCGAATTTCGGCGATACCGAGGGCGCCGCGCTGACGGTCGCGTTCCGCGCGCCGGCGTGGGGTACCGCCGACGCCCTCGCGCTGGACGTGCTGATGGCGCTGCTCGTGGAAAGCCCGAGCTCCCGCGCGCAGAAGCGGATGATCGAGAAGGGCGGCGAGTTCGTGGTGGCCGCCGCGCAGCGCGCGTTCGAGGCGGACGGCGGCACCGTGACGGTCTCGGTTCGCGCCCAGCCGGAGCGTATGCGGGACGCGGAAGATGGGCTCTTCGCGCTGCTCGAGCAGTCGCGGTCGACGCCGGTGACGCAGGAAGACCTCGACGCCGCGGTCGCATCGGTCATGTCGCGCGACCTCTACTCCGAGGCCGAGTTTTCGGGTCTGGGAAAGGCGACCGGCCTCGCGGTCCTGCAGGGGCGCCCGGGCGCCGACGAGGTCTACTTCCAGCGACTCAAGGCGATCCGCCCCGGGGACCTGGTCGCGGTGGCGAATCAATATCTCGACATGAAGCAGGCGGCGATCATCGAGATGATGCCCGCGTCGACCGCGGACAGCCTCGGGCTACGCCAGGACTTCGAGAAGCGCATTCGAGAGAAGATCGGCATCAACCAGGCCGCCTACAAGCAGGGGCCGAAAGTGACGCAGAGCGCGGAGCCGGAGAGGGTGCGGCGGATCGACGCTCCCCTCGCGCAGATCCCTGCCGCTCCGTTCGACGCCGGCCGGTCGCGCGTCGATCTCGCGACCTTGTCGGGTGGCCTTAGGGTTCTCACCAGCGAGGACCGAAGCGTCCCGCTCGTGACGATCGGCGTCTACCTGGCCGGGGGCGTCCGCTATGAGAACGACAAGAACAACGGCGTCACGACGATGCTCCGCGAGCTGCTTCTGAGCAGCGCCGATTCCAAGGCCGCGGGAGCTCAATACCGGCACTCCTTGGCCGACGTGGGCCGGCTCGTGCCGTACCAGGACCGCGACATGTGGGGGGTCTCGCTCTCCGTCCCCGCCGATTCCTGGCGCGACGCGCTCGGGCGCCTGGGCGCGATGTTCGCCCACCCCGAGATCGATACGGTGTCGGTCGACGCGACACGGCTACTGGTGCTGAACGCGCTCGACAAATGGCTCGACGACGAGTCGGCGCAGCGGGCTCGGCTCATCTTTCCGACCAAGTATCAGGTCTCCGGTTACCGGCTGCCCGGACTCGGAAACCGGAAGAACCTGATCACGATGCCCTTCTCGGACATCGAGGCGTGGTATCGGAAGTTCGTGGTTCGCGGAAATACGGTCGTCGCCGTCTTCGGAAACGTGAAGCCGGCGGACGTGGGACCTGCCGTTGACGAGGCGTTCCGCGACGTCTCCGCCAAGCCGTTCCAGCCGGGGACGATCGCCAAGGAGGGCGAGTTCGAGGGCTTTCGGGAGAAGTGGGAGCTGGGTGGGGGCCCGGATTGCACCGTCACCCTCGCGTTCAACGGGCCGCTCCCAACCAGCCCGGATATGCCGACCCTGTATGTCATCAACTCGGTCCTGAGCGGGCCGAGCGGCTGGTTCAGGCAATACTTGGAATCGAACGAGTTCGTGAGGGGCGCCACATCCATCGTTTCCCAGGCCATGGACGAATCGCCGATCATCGCGTCCATGACGATCAAGGGGCCGGTGCAGGAGGAGGACGCGGTGAAGCTCCTCTTCCGTCAGTTCAAGAAGATCGCGTACCTTCCGCTGACGGAAGAGATGGCCGACACGCTGCGGTACGCCAAGTCCAATGCCGTCGGGTCGTACCTGAGCCTGCTCAGCTCCAACACGACGAGGGCATTCCAATCCGCGCGCGGCGAGATCTTCGGACTGAGTGTGGACTATCCGGTGATCTTGCCCGCGAAGATGGACGCGGTCACAGCGGACGATCTGTTGCGTGTCGGACTCAAGTACTTCGAGAAGGACGAGTTCAACCGACGCCCCTACGCCATCTCCGAAACCCGCCCCGGCGGCTGGTAG
- a CDS encoding cold shock domain-containing protein encodes MKHRGAVKWFSEAKGYGFIREDSGEEFFVHHSAIQADGFRTLSEGQIVEFEPMDGQKGKQAANVVKIDA; translated from the coding sequence TTGAAGCACCGCGGAGCGGTCAAGTGGTTCAGCGAGGCCAAGGGATACGGATTCATCCGGGAAGATTCGGGAGAGGAGTTCTTCGTTCACCATTCGGCGATCCAAGCGGACGGGTTTCGAACGCTGAGTGAGGGGCAGATCGTCGAGTTCGAGCCGATGGACGGACAGAAGGGGAAGCAGGCCGCGAACGTCGTGAAGATCGACGCCTGA
- a CDS encoding zinc-binding protein, with protein sequence MAEEDRVLKCRDCGEEFVFTAGEQTFYKERGFQHEPTRCRRCRDEKKRHGGPGVAGGAPQVTGVSSGREFHEAVCSSCGVTTQVPFRPTPGKPVYCRDCFQSVRSPRGVST encoded by the coding sequence ATGGCCGAAGAAGACAGGGTACTGAAATGTCGCGACTGTGGCGAAGAGTTCGTCTTTACGGCGGGCGAGCAGACGTTTTACAAGGAGCGCGGTTTCCAGCACGAACCGACCCGCTGCCGCCGGTGTAGAGACGAAAAGAAGCGCCACGGAGGTCCCGGGGTTGCCGGTGGCGCGCCGCAGGTGACGGGAGTATCGTCCGGAAGAGAGTTCCACGAGGCCGTCTGCTCCTCGTGCGGCGTGACGACGCAGGTTCCGTTCCGCCCCACGCCGGGAAAGCCGGTCTACTGTCGGGACTGCTTCCAATCGGTGCGATCGCCGAGAGGAGTGAGCACGTAA
- a CDS encoding cold-shock protein yields MRKRGTVKWFNEAKGFGFIQQAGGEDVFVHYSAIQGDGFKTLAEGQAVEFEIVEGPKGKQAANVTAV; encoded by the coding sequence ATGCGTAAGCGCGGAACGGTAAAGTGGTTCAACGAGGCCAAGGGTTTTGGCTTCATCCAGCAGGCCGGCGGGGAGGACGTATTCGTTCATTACTCCGCCATCCAGGGTGACGGGTTCAAGACCCTGGCCGAGGGCCAAGCGGTCGAATTCGAGATCGTCGAGGGTCCGAAGGGCAAGCAGGCTGCGAACGTCACGGCCGTCTAA
- a CDS encoding APC family permease → MAELTQDEPAPSNIPEPPPDPPPSEQFESAPVRFLRRAFAAIIGPARALTDPQLFHKISLAAFLAWVGLGADGLSSSAYGPEAAFRALHENTFLAIPLALLTAITVTVIAASYTRIIERFPAGGGGYVVATKLLGSGAGLVSGSALLVDYVLTVAISLAACSESIFSLVPPSLHFAYLPFTFGLLAALTILNLRGVRESVAVISPIFLLFILTHATAIVAGIALNIHQIPVEVHHLREQSANAVQMTGWIPLIMIVFRAFTLGGGTYTGIEAVSNGVPMLREPKVATAKITMRYMAVSLAVIAAGILVNYLLYQVNPVPGKTLNAVLWSAIAGQVFAPGNRLGEILVALTLVSAGTLLFVAAQTGFLGGPRVLVYMAFDRWVPSRFSNLSERLVTSNGVLFIALSAGAVLLFTQGAVHILVVLYSINVFLTFALAQLGMCRDAIHLRREGKAWRGPLFISLLGFAVTGSLLIGTVSFKFMEGGWATLLATGMICLVCASIRQHYIRTGVSLRRLDESLSNVPLPSTEPTQAPLKRTAQTAILTVVGFGGLGIHSLLNLFRVFPHQFKQVVFVSVGAIDSGKFKGADEIEALRLSTESDLQKYVDFARKLGLPAEYRYAIGTDIVDELEQLILKASEDYPRSVSFGGQLVFQKERSVLRWLHNQTCPALQRRLAFHGLPMVILPVRVY, encoded by the coding sequence ATGGCAGAACTCACACAGGACGAGCCGGCACCCAGCAACATCCCCGAGCCGCCGCCGGATCCTCCGCCTTCGGAGCAGTTCGAGTCCGCCCCCGTCAGATTCCTGCGACGGGCGTTCGCGGCCATCATCGGGCCCGCGCGCGCGCTCACCGACCCGCAGCTGTTTCACAAGATCTCGCTCGCCGCGTTCCTGGCGTGGGTCGGCCTGGGCGCCGACGGGCTCTCGTCGAGCGCGTACGGGCCGGAAGCCGCGTTCCGAGCGCTTCACGAGAACACCTTCCTCGCGATTCCGCTCGCGCTCCTGACCGCGATCACCGTGACGGTGATCGCCGCGAGCTATACGCGCATCATCGAGCGGTTCCCCGCGGGAGGCGGCGGCTACGTGGTCGCCACGAAGCTGCTGGGATCCGGCGCCGGGCTTGTGTCGGGGAGCGCCCTTCTCGTCGACTACGTGCTGACCGTCGCGATCTCGCTCGCCGCGTGCTCGGAGTCGATCTTCAGCCTCGTGCCGCCCTCGCTCCATTTCGCGTATCTCCCGTTCACATTCGGGCTCCTGGCGGCGCTCACGATCTTGAACCTGCGGGGCGTTCGCGAATCGGTCGCGGTCATCTCACCGATCTTCCTCCTCTTCATCCTGACGCACGCGACCGCGATCGTGGCCGGCATCGCGCTGAACATCCATCAGATCCCTGTTGAGGTGCATCACTTGAGGGAGCAATCGGCCAACGCGGTCCAGATGACGGGTTGGATTCCGCTCATCATGATCGTGTTCCGTGCGTTCACCCTCGGAGGCGGCACCTATACGGGAATCGAGGCCGTCTCGAACGGCGTGCCGATGCTCCGCGAGCCGAAGGTGGCGACCGCGAAGATCACGATGCGCTACATGGCGGTTTCACTCGCCGTGATCGCGGCCGGAATTCTCGTCAACTACCTCCTCTACCAGGTGAACCCGGTGCCCGGGAAGACGCTGAACGCCGTTCTCTGGTCGGCGATCGCGGGCCAGGTGTTCGCCCCCGGGAACCGTCTCGGCGAGATCCTGGTCGCGCTGACGCTGGTCTCCGCGGGGACGCTCCTCTTCGTGGCCGCGCAGACCGGCTTCCTCGGAGGACCGCGCGTCCTCGTCTACATGGCGTTCGACCGGTGGGTGCCGTCGCGCTTCTCCAACCTCTCCGAGCGCCTGGTCACGTCGAACGGGGTTCTGTTCATCGCGCTCTCGGCGGGAGCGGTCCTCCTCTTCACACAGGGGGCGGTGCACATCCTGGTCGTGCTCTACTCGATCAACGTCTTTCTCACGTTCGCCCTGGCGCAGCTCGGCATGTGCCGGGACGCGATCCACCTGAGGCGCGAGGGGAAGGCCTGGCGGGGACCACTCTTCATCAGCCTGCTCGGCTTCGCCGTCACCGGATCGCTCCTCATCGGCACGGTATCGTTCAAGTTCATGGAGGGAGGCTGGGCCACCCTCCTCGCGACGGGAATGATCTGCCTCGTCTGCGCGTCGATCCGCCAACACTACATCCGCACCGGCGTGAGCCTGCGGCGCCTCGACGAGAGCCTTTCCAACGTGCCTCTTCCGAGCACCGAGCCGACGCAGGCGCCCCTCAAGCGGACCGCCCAGACCGCGATCCTCACGGTCGTCGGGTTCGGCGGTCTCGGAATCCACTCACTGCTCAACTTGTTCCGGGTCTTCCCACATCAATTCAAGCAGGTCGTGTTCGTCTCGGTGGGAGCGATCGACTCCGGAAAATTCAAGGGAGCGGACGAGATCGAGGCCTTGCGCCTGAGCACCGAGTCGGATCTCCAGAAGTACGTCGATTTCGCGAGGAAGTTGGGGTTGCCCGCCGAGTATCGATATGCGATCGGGACCGACATCGTGGATGAGTTGGAGCAGCTGATTTTGAAGGCGAGCGAGGATTATCCGCGCTCGGTCTCGTTCGGCGGCCAGCTCGTGTTCCAGAAGGAGCGCTCCGTGCTCCGATGGCTGCACAATCAGACGTGCCCCGCGCTCCAGCGGCGCCTCGCGTTCCACGGCCTTCCGATGGTGATCCTGCCGGTGCGAGTGTACTGA